tttataattaatcatgagtaatcaaaataaagaagagTACTCATTATTATCATGTGTagcacaaattaaaattaattactattatCTGGATCGATATTGTTGtaattaatatatgattatTTGGTTTTTATTTGTAGCTGAATATGCGAACCTGCCATTGATACCACCATTTCTACAACCTGGTAATTACACACAATTCTATGGTGGAGTGAACTTTGCGTCTGGTGGAGCAGGTGCTCTTGTTGAAACTTTTGAAGGTTCGGTaagtaaatacaaaaatatatttattttaaaaaacattatTTTTCTTGTATTATTAGAAATTCTGAGTTATATATATTCAAGTACAAATTCAACACGGAATTGCTAAACTATTGAGTTGTTAAACGATTTAGAAGCTAAGCAATAATAAACATGATGAGCTTTTTCCTTGGTCCGAATGCACCTACTACTATTTCATTCAcatgttattagttattagtgTATAAAGCTTAGCTTAATGGAACTTTGAACAAGTTTTTATATGAACATAGCTAGTGATATAGCTGTTAGTAATTGaccaaattataaattatatgctACGTACACTACTTTGCCGCCAAGCATATATAGATGACTATAATGCTAGCTAGATAACCACGTTCACATTATAGATTAATTAGCTTATAAGAAAAGTTCAAAAACCAGtagaatttgttattttttattaacacttttagttattaatttaattattttagtttaataatatatttttaatttatatttttaaatattaatgattaattacTGGTCTTGACTCTCTAATATTCTTCTTTAACTTAATTGATTAATATCAATTTTAGAAGCTAGGGTGGAGATGAACCTAATGTTGAGAAAGaattattatttgtattcaTAACATAGACacgcaaagaaaaaagagaatagTGCTGGTGGATATCTTAAGAACAAAATTATGTGATTAATGTGAAGCtaccatttttatttatttatttgcaataGTTAAATACACTTGATGGTAAAAGtaaattatacaattatttttagAGAAAACGCAAATAGAAAACCAtcttataaaacttaaaaacaaaaaagcaaaacaatattttataaatccttaatattttagaatagCACTAAAGCTTacatttgattataaaaataagataagataagacactgaaaataagatataaaaattaatagtcttattttttatttgataataaactagaataaattatgaaagtctaattaactctaatttttttcatataaaaattttggaaaaaagattaataataaaaaatataattttaaaaaattaataaaaataaaaaaaaaataaattattttttattaatatttctgTATTCTTTCtgtcaaaaatataaaatacactaatttattATTCCTGAACATAatatctttatttatattttatttgacaaacataattttatatctCTATTTTAATATTCCGTATCCGTAAACAAATACATCCTAAGAGTCGCATCATTTGCataacacacatacacacaTCTTGCCAATCTCTTCGAGTATATTATACCAATTAATATCGATCACAAGTTACCACTTTATATAAGTttctcatttttaatatatctaTAATTTGCCTCTAAtattaatagaaataatattttttccgtTCACAAAATTTTCTCAAAGTTGAGAGTCCATGAAAAAGGTGCAGTGATAGGTCAAACATCAAGTACAACTGTGATTCAAAGACAAGAAGCAGTACAAGCACAAGTAGTCATTGGACCCATGACACCAAACAAGACCAGAATCAATAAATCACTCATGGCCCAAccaatcaatttaattaattatttgaccATGAAATTATAAATGAAATGCATGATAGAGATAATTTTGAAAGAATTTCAAAGACAAAAGATAGAGTGTGTGTGTGGAAAAATGATCTGGGAGGAGTCATTTCATGGATAGAAGTCGATTCCATGAAAAGGATATATAACTAATTAACTataattgttttttaaattttatgaagaaCATTTAAGACGTTTTCTGAAAAATCATACATAGTCCAcaaatcaaaaatcaattttgttcAAATTTTCGTAAATTATACATCAATTATTGCATTATGTTATAACCTTACGTTACAATTTATGATGCGAAATCTAAGGAAAAGTGctagaaaattaaattcaaggaaaatataattagaaatgAAAGTGATATAACCTTAGCTTACAcactttttctctattttctcttctaTGTGGCCAACAAATAAGACTAAGATGATCCCATCAGTTctcatttcatattttttttcccctttactttattttctttccaaataTATTGTTGATATATATTGTGCAAGTAATTTATAACCTCAAATGTCTCTATTTCATAGTCACATCAAAATAGTAGTGGAGCTGATGAATTATTTCTTAAAGGataattattacttttattattgttgtttccattttaaattttatttttttatttcagtgaacttaataaaagaaattaggaactaaatataaaaaaaaagacaactAGGAACTGTAATAATACTATTtctccaaaaaatttaaattgataggaGGAGCTAcaagaataattatatatctaacaCGCTCCGTTAAATAAGAGCTtcttttgtttgaattttttgtatgaactttttttttctttattagtcttatgctgaatttttttaatctaataacaatcaaattctaaattttttggtGATCATAAAAGTTCCGATACTATATCATACTAttactttttctaaaaatttaaacggATAAAAAGAGACACataaataaatgattatatatgTTTCAGGAATTACTAGTATTATACTTCTTTGATAATTTGTaacatcaattttatttttcaggtAATACCTCTGAAAACACAAGCTAGAGATCACTTCAAGAAAGTAGCAACATGGTTGGAGCACAAGTTAGGAAGTTATGAAGCTAAAATGTTATTATCAAGAGGTGTATACATGTTTAGCATTGGAACCAACGATTACCTTAGCCCATTCTTGACTCAATCTGATGTTCTTAACTCTTTCTCTCACTCACAATATGTTGACATGGTGGTTGGTAACATCACTTCCATTATCAAGGTATATAGAGTTCTAATTTATGGCACCTCTATATATATGTTCAAATATAGAGTTAGATTATGGCACATAATGGGATCTTAGAAATATAAGATAAGGATCCTATAAACTTTTTAGTTGGTGATGGCTAATAATCATTTTCTTCATATGAGAGTTAGACAATAATCATTTTCTGTctagatatttaattttaattgaaaagtgatattaaaataattatttgtaattataatattatatataagatAAATAGTTGCTAGTTAATAAAAGggtataatataattattctattattatattattatcatcattaagGTCaacttgataaaaaaaaatattgtatagttttagaaaatatttttacaaataatTAAGGTTTAAATTTAgtctttttattataaggttaAGAAAAGCTTTAGatctttaattattattctttttaaacAGAAAGTttgtgagaaaaaaaatatttatttccttttatttttcctaaCACATTACTCTTAAGTTAACTCTAGTTGTGGAATATGCAAACAATACATCTTTTATCACcatcaaaaatactatttgtacaccaaaatcagttactaatatatttgtgtataaatacatgtatatttaatttatttttaatgtgtacttatattccaatatatattttataatggtgactgattttagtggctaattttagtatacacgtAGCATAGTCGATGACAATATATAGTATGACAATCTACTTGcttttctaattaattaacttattaTATTGATGATTAGGGTTATTCAAAACTATTTGTAATAAgtctaaatataaatataaatgctGATGCATGGTATATTGGTATGGTGTATTGGCAGGGAATATATAAGAAAGGGGCTAGAAAGTTTGTGTTCATGAATCTGCCACCATTGGGTTGCCTTCCAGGGACCAGAATAATAAAGTCAGATGGAAATGGAAGCTGCTTACAACAACTTTCATCACTTGCAAAATTACATAATCAAGCTCTATCTTTGGCTCTCTTTAAATTGGAGAAGCAGCTAAAGGGCTTCAAATATTCTCTCTATGATTTCAATGCTGATGTAACTCAAATGATCAACCACCCCTTTAAATATGGTTAGTActccttaattaattattgtttagATTGAATTACCCTTAAGAATTTTGGATtccaagattttatttttagaattttgttaaaaaaatcagtaaaaataataaaattatattttgtatttttatctcatgtttctcctttttttttcacataattttaaaattagaaaagactgattataaaaataaaaaaaacacaaactataaattaaaatactataaattaaaatacttttacattttttttttatcaaagataggagactcgaacccgcaacctcttaattgagtatggggagactatgccatttgagctaTAACTCATTGGCTAAAATACTTTTACATTGTGaatacatgaaaattaaatataattaataatttaaatttgtggttaattaattaagtatttGATTTGATGTAGGTTTGAAGGAAGGAAAATCAGCATGCTGTGGGAGTGGAGCATTTAGAGGAGAGTACAGTTGTGGGGGTAAAAGAGGGAATAAGCATTTTGAGTTATGTGACAAACCCAATGAATATTTGTTTTGGGACTCATACCATCTTACAGAAAGTGCTTATAAACAATTGGCAACTAGGATGTGGGCTTACACAACTAACTCTCACTTTCTTGGGCCTTACACTATTAGTGATTTCTTCTAAGCCCaatactttgttttccaattcATTCTTGTTTTTCCCTTTGTTGCCacaatatatttttcaattatgaattaaaatgtAGGTGCAAGCTATggtatttatatatatctacctaatttactaaaaaaaagttaatattaaatttaaaaagtaaataatttttaaatatttaaaatttatcataaagGGCAAGTTAAGAAATTTAGACACTAAAATTATAGATACTAAAAAATTTACCTAAAAATGTAATTGTAGCTTAATTTACTACTATGATAGTGAGGCATTAATTGattatatacaatattaaattaattgagTAAtgttaggaagacaaaaaataatcagaatttacattatttaatatttattaattatcgcaataattaataaatattaaataagacaagttatgattgttttttgctgattttcttttattatcaaACATTTCCGAAATTAAAAAGTCAACTGCGAGTTGCCATTGCTAGTGTAACGGATTCATTGACTAGGTATATAcaacattaaattaaaattgcattctagaatttttttttttatgggcTCGTTTGTCTTTTTTAGCTATTATTAGTTTACTACAgttcttttttctattatttaataatatttttaattaaaaagttgTAATGCAAAGATGATAATAACTTGTATGAGATCATGAATATGACATATATGCAACAAGTGTAATGTATTCCACAAAttttcttaattgaaaataactgaagcaatagaaaaaaaaaacagaattaTCACTGGATATCCCAATTTAAAAAGATCTTTGACTCCTTTGGCATCTTTAGctgtttatgcattttttttaaattaggagTAAAATTCAACCTAATACCtctaaataaaaaagagattatGTTATTTGATTTATAACTCGTGTTTATATAttcctttttttcaaaatatatccatttttatcaattatttatttcaatgttTGTCCACATAAATATGACATTATTATATTTAACGTTAGAGTAGGAACTATAACTCAAATAATATAGTATTTTCATACTCATTTAGAAGTTACGGGTTCGAATCTTTTTATTTGTGGTAGAAAAAAAAGATTAGAATAGAAGCGAAATTTAGTCTATTAAAAATTCACATggtgaaaaataattaatttattctcgaataaaaaaaataaaagttaaaaaaaaaaagagaaacctTGGACGGCAAGCAATgtcataattaataaatcatGATTCCTAATGTAGTTTATATATCAAACTCCAAATTTGAATATGCATGAATGCCACCAGCAACACATTAATTAGAGAAAATCACAAATTATAAGAAGGGAGCTACACCTGAATATTGCATTATTGCAAGTGTAACTAACTATGTCTATATTCACCTTCTATCTTTGCTATTTCATactcaatattattattattattggttacTCCTTTTCCCATCAAAGCCATGCCTCTTATTATTGCTTGCCACAAAACCACAGAGCCCTATTCATATTTGGAGATTCATTGTTTGATAATGGAAACAATAACTACATCAACACCACCACTTTTCTTCAGTCAAATTTTCCTCCTTATGGCAAAACTTTTTTCAAATATCCCTCTGGAAGATTTTCTGATGGACGTGTAATACCAGATTTTATTGGTATGTCTCACTTCaaacaataatttaattattaattctttcatgataaatatattttttaaaagagttttttgacaaatatattataatattaagtATACTCTTTAAAGGTTTCTtcaattattgaaaatttttaaatttttttcttttacgaaaaaatttaaattttatctttaataaaatttatttattttaaaaattcttaacaaatactcttaactaaattttttttaatcattaatctaTGGTTCTATCTTCTTGCTTTCTTAATATAACCTTAACCGTTGCATTATTATTCTCCAAGACAATTTTTAGGTTAGGTTGAAAttccaaatatatataaaacttgTTAGAGGataataattcatatattttttttatcattttaaatttctaaaataaataattttgatataataccAAAACTTCTATAATCTAAAGATTTAGagctcaatttttatttatttcaaaagaaaaagtttagTACAAGGCAGATAAAAGGAGAAAAGAAGacctatataaaaaaattacttaaatttaaaaagaattctTACGTGATGAAGAAATATTAGAGAATAACCATTCAtgctaaatatattaaaattagttattaaaataaaatatatattaaaacataaaataaatattaaaaataaattaaattatacatctttctattaacttaatttttaaGAGAAATAGTGTTTTCACGACAaaacttaaattaaatatttgtacTTTTATaaggacaaaaagaaaaatagaatatgTTTAGAAGATGTTTGAGAAGTTTTTTGAGAGGTTTCTAATGACACCCGTTAAAATCTAAAAGGCAGAAAGTTTatacaaaattcaataaatttttgtgttgaTTATCATtgcaaacttaaaaaaaattttataaaaattttctaatttcaaaattgaCTTTTGTTTTATTATGCATTTAAAAGTTgttgaagaaaaataattaaattacacaGCTTATGAAATGAAGTTTTAGTTTGAGGGTTCTAATGTGTGTtgctttgaattttgattgtAGGTGGCTATGCAAAGTTACCGCTAATTCCGCCATATTTGCATCCTGGATACAACCATTATCAATACATTTATGGGGTGAATTTTGCATCAGCTGGAGCTGGTGCTTTAGTTGAAACTAATAAAGGAGCGGTAATTACATAATAAGATGCATGGTCTTATACATTATATACTCCtttggtttcttttttttatattgaacaaataataaaattaaaaaagactacctacaaaaaaataaatactagaggactattaaaatttattattttttattattagttagtcATTAATGTTTAAAAGTATAGGTTAAGATATATTACTAGATTATTAgactaaataaattatattaatgacaaaaaataatagacaaaaacaataaattctaataattttttaacatttctcctttaaaaaaattcttactTCAAAAAGGAGATGATATAAATTCTGgctaaattttgtaaataataacaatat
This sequence is a window from Arachis duranensis cultivar V14167 chromosome 2, aradu.V14167.gnm2.J7QH, whole genome shotgun sequence. Protein-coding genes within it:
- the LOC107473195 gene encoding GDSL esterase/lipase 5, yielding MKLMMANIASCIFSLLFLLSLTLFFSPTLGRSINNNKKHVIGLFIFGDSFLDAGNNNYINTTPYDQANFFPYGQTYFNFPTGRFSDGRLISDFIAEYANLPLIPPFLQPGNYTQFYGGVNFASGGAGALVETFEGSVIPLKTQARDHFKKVATWLEHKLGSYEAKMLLSRGVYMFSIGTNDYLSPFLTQSDVLNSFSHSQYVDMVVGNITSIIKGIYKKGARKFVFMNLPPLGCLPGTRIIKSDGNGSCLQQLSSLAKLHNQALSLALFKLEKQLKGFKYSLYDFNADVTQMINHPFKYGLKEGKSACCGSGAFRGEYSCGGKRGNKHFELCDKPNEYLFWDSYHLTESAYKQLATRMWAYTTNSHFLGPYTISDFF